The Piliocolobus tephrosceles isolate RC106 chromosome 2, ASM277652v3, whole genome shotgun sequence genome window below encodes:
- the USP19 gene encoding ubiquitin carboxyl-terminal hydrolase 19 isoform X4, producing MSGGASATGPRRGPPGLEDATSKKKQKDRANQESKDGDPRKETGSRYVAQAGLELLASGDPSASASCAAGITGSRHRSRLFFPSLSGSASTPREEQAKEGACEDPHDLLATPPPELLLDWRQSAEEVIVKLHVGVGPLQLADVDAAFTDTDCVVRFAGGQQWGGVFYAEIKSSCAKVQTRKGSLLHLTLPKKVPMLTWPSLLKKPLGTQELVPGLQCQENGQELSPTALEPGPEPHRAKQEARNQKRAQGRGEVGSGAGPGAQAGPSAKRAVHLCRGPEGEGSRDDPGPRGDAPPFVADPATQVEADEQLCIPPVNPQTCLLGSEENLALLTGEKAVSPGNDPVSPAMVRSRNPGKDDRAKEEMAVAADAATLVDGKEPESMVNLAFVKNDSYEKGPDSVVVHVYVKEICRDTSRVLFREQDFTLIFQTRDGNFLRLHPGCGPHTIFRWQVKLRNLIEPEQCTFCFTASRIDICLRKRQSQRWGGLEAPATRVGGAKVAVPTGPTPLDSTPPGGAPHPLTGQEEARAMEKDKSKARSEDTGLESVATRTPMEHVTPKPETHLASPKPTCMVPPMPHSPVSGDSVEEEEEEEKKVCLPGFTGLVNLGNTCFMNSVIQSLSNTRELRDFFHDRSFEAEINYNNPLGTGGRLAIGFAVLLRALWKGTHHAFQPSKLKAIVASKASQFTGYAQHDAQEFMAFLLDGLHEDLNRIQNKPYTETVDSDGRPDEVVAEEAWQRHKMRNDSFIVDLFQGQYKSKLVCPVCAKVSITFDPFLYLPVPLPQKQKVLPVFYFAREPHSKPIKFLVSVSKENSTASEVLDSLSQSVRVKPENLRLAEVIKNRFHRVFLPSHSLDTVSPSDMLLCFELLSPELAKERVVVLEVQQRPQVPSVPISKCAACQRKQQSEDEKLKRCTRCYRVGYCNQLCQKTHWPDHKGLCRPENIGYPFLVSVPASRLTYARLAQLLEGYARYSVSVFQPPFQPGRMALESQSPGCTTLLSTGSLEAGDSERDPIQPPELQLVTPMAEGDTGLPRVWAAPDRGPVPSTSGISSEILASGPTEVGSLPAGERVSRPEAAVPGYQHPSEAMNAHTPQFFIYKIDSSNREQRLEDRGDTPLELGDDCSLALVWRNNERLQEFVLVASKELECAEDPGSAGEAARAGHFTLDQCLNLFTRPEVLAPEEAWYCPQCKQHREASKQLLLWRLPNVLIVQLKRFSFRSFIWRDKINDLVEFPVRNLDLSKFCIGQKEEQLPSYDLYAVINHYGGMIGGHYTACARLPNDRSSQRSDVGWRLFDDSTVTTVDESQVVTRYAYVLFYRRRNSPVERPPRAGHSEHHPDLGPAAEAAASQASRIWQELEAEEEPVPEGPGPLGPWGPQDWVGPPPRGPTTPDEGCLRYFVLGTVAALVALVLNVFYPLVSQSRWR from the exons ATGTCTGGCGGGGCCAGTGCCACAGGCCCAAGGAGAGGGCCCCCAGGACTGGAGGACGCAACTAGTAAGAAGAAGCAGAAGGATCGAGCAAACCAGGAGAGCAAGGATGGAGATCCCAGGAAAG agacagggtctcgatatgttgcccaggctggtcttgaacttctggcctcaggtgatccttctgcctcagcctcctgcgcagctgggatcacaggctcaCGCCACCGTTCCCGGCTGTTCTTTCCTTCGTTGTCAGGGTCAGCATCCACTCCTCGAGAGGAGCAGGCCAAAGAGG GAGCTTGTGAAGACCCTCATGATCTCTTGGCTACTCCCCCTCCAGAGTTGTTGCTCGATTGGAGGCAGAGTGCAGAAGAGGTGATTGTCAAGCTTCATGTGGGAGTAGGTCCCCTGCAGCTGGCGGATGTAGATGCTGCTTTCACAGATACGGACTGTGTGGTGCGGTTTGCAG GTGGTCAGCAGTGGGGTGGTGTCTTCTATGCTGAGATAAAAAGCTCTTGTGCTAAAGTGCAAACCCGCAAGGGCAGTCTCCTGCACCTGACACTGCCCAAAAAGGTGCCTATGCTCACATGGCCCTCCCTCCTG AAGAAACCTCTAGGGACCCAGGAGCTGGTGCCGGGGCTGCAGTGCCAGGAGAATGGGCAGGAACTGTCTCCCACTGCCCTGGAGCCAGGCCCTGAGCCCCACCGGGCTAAGCAGGAGGCCCGGAACCAGAAGCGGGCCCAGGGCCGTGGTGAGGTAGGCTCAGGGGCTGGCCCCGGGGCCCAGGCAGGGCCCAGCGCCAAGAGGGCTGTGCATCTCTGCAGAGGGCCAGAGGGGGAGGGGTCCAGGGATGACCCTGGACCCCGGGGTGATGCCCCACCCTTCGTGGCTGACCCGGCCACCCAG GTTGAGGCTGATGAACAGCTTTGCATACCACCGGTGAACCCCCAaacctgcctcctgggctcagaggaGAATTTAGCCCTTTTGACAGGAGAGAAAGCAGTGTCTCCTGGGAATGACCCAGTCTCTCCAGCCATGGTCCGGAGCAGAAACCCTGGGAAAGATGACCGTGCCAAGGAGGAGATGGCAGTGGCAGCAGATGCTGCAACCTTGGTGGATGGTAAAG AGCCCGAGTCGATGGTGAACCTGGCATTTGTCAAGAATGACTCGTATGAGAAGGGCCCGGATTCAGTGGTGGTGCACGTGTACGTGAAGGAGATCTGCAGGGACACCTCGAGAGTACTTTTTCGTGAGCAGGACTTCACACTCATCTTCCAGACCAG GGATGGAAACTTCCTGAGGCTGCACCCAGGCTGTGGGCCCCACACCATCTTCCGTTGGCAGGTGAAGCTCAG GAATCTGATTGAGCCAGAGCAGTGCACCTTCTGTTTCACGGCTTCTCGCATCGACATCTGCCTTCGTAAGAGGCAGAGTCAGCGCTGGGGGGGCCTGGAGGCCCCGGCTACACGAG TGGGTGGTGCAAAGGTTGCCGTGCCGACAGGTCCAACCCCTCTGGATTCAACCCCACCAGGAGGtgctccccaccccctgacaggccagGAGGAGGCCCGGGCTATGGAGAAGGATAAATCCAAGGCACGATCTGAGGACACAGGGTTAGAGAGTGTGGCAACCCGCACACCTATGGAGCATGTAACCCCAAAGCCAGAGACACACCTGGCCTCG CCCAAGCCTACATGTATGGTGCCTCCCATGCCCCACAGCCCAGTTAGTGGAGATAgcgtggaggaggaggaggaggaagagaagaaagtgtgtctgccaggcttcaCTGGCCTTGTCAATTTAGGCAACACCTGCTTCATGAACAGCGTCATTCAGTCTCTGTCCAACACTCGGGAACTCCGGGACTTCTTCCATG ACCGCTCCTTTGAGGCTGAGATCAACTACAACAACCCACTGGGGACTGGTGGGCGTCTGGCCATTGGCTTTGCTGTGCTGCTTCGGGCGCTGTGGAAGGGCACCCACCATGCCTTCCAGCCTTCCAAGTTGAAG GCCATTGTGGCGAGTAAGGCCAGCCAGTTCACAGGCTATGCGCAGCATGATGCCCAGGAGTTCATGGCTTTCCTGCTGGATGGGCTGCACGAGGACCTGAATCGCATTCAGAACAAGCCCTACACAGAGACTGTGGACTCAGATGGTCGGCCTGATGAG GTGGTAGCTGAGGAAGCATGGCAGCGGCACAAGATGAGGAATGACTCTTTCATCGTGGACCTATTTCAGGGGCAGTACAAGTCGAAGCTGGTGTGCCCTGTGTGTGCCAAG GTCTCCATCACTTTTGACCCGTTTCTTTATCTGCCGGTGCCCTTGCCACAAAAGCAAAAGGTTCTCCCTGTCTTTTATTTTGCCCGAGAGCCCCACAGCAAGCCCATTAAG TTCCTGGTGAGCGTCAGCAAGGAGAACTCCACTGCCAGTGAAGTATTGGACTCCCTCTCTCAAAGCGTTCGTGTGAAGCCTGAGAATCTGCGTTTGGCAGAG GTAATTAAGAATCGTTTCCATCGTGTGTTCCTGCCCTCCCACTCACTGGATACTGTGTCCCCATCTGATATGCTCCTCTGCTTTGAGCTGCTATCCCCAGAGTTGGCTAAGGAGCGGGTAGTGGTGCTAGAGGTGCAACAG CGCCCCCAGGTGCCCAGCGTCCCCATCTCCAAGTGTGCAGCCTGCCAGCGGAAGCAACAGTCGGAGGATGAAAAGCTGAAGCGCTGTACCCGGTGCTACCGTGTGGGCTACTGCAACCA GCTCTGCCAGAAAACCCACTGGCCTGACCACAAGGGCCTCTGCCGACCCGAGAACATTGGCTACCCCTTCCTGGTCAGTGTACCTGCCTCACGCCTCACTTACGCCCGCCTCGCTCAGCTGCTAGAGGGCTATGCCCG GTACTCTGTGAGTGTATTCCAGCCACCCTTTCAGCCTGGCCGCATGGCCTTGGAGTCTCAGAGCCCTGGCTGCACCACACTGCTCTCCACTGGCTCCCTGGAGGCTGGGGACAGTGAGAGGGACCCCATTCAGCCACCTGAGCTCCAGCTGGTGACCCCTATGGCTGAGGGGGACACAGGGCTTCCCCGGGTGTGGGCAGCCCCTGACCGGGGTCCTGTGCCCAGCACCAGTGGAATTTCTTCTGAGATACTGGCCAGTGGGCCCACTGAGGTTGGCTCCTTGCCTGCTGGCGAGAGGGTGTCCCGACCCGAAG CCGCTGTGCCTGGGTACCAGCACCCAAGTGAAGCTATGAATGCCCACACACCACagttcttcatctataaaattgacTCATCCAACCGAGAGCAGCGGCTAGAGGACAGAG GAGATACCCCACTGGAGCTGGGTGACGATTGTAGCCTGGCTCTCGTCTGGCGGAACAATGAGCGCTTGCAGGAGTTTGTGTTGGTAGCCTCCAAGGAGCTGGAATGTGCTGAGGATCCAGGCTCTGCTGGTGAGGCTGCCCGGGCCGGCCACTTCACCCTGGACCAGTGCCTCAACCTCTTCACACGGCCTGAGGTGCTGGCACCCGAGGAGGCCTG GTACTGCCCACAGTGCAAACAGCACCGTGAGGCCTCCAAGCAGCTGTTGCTATGGCGCCtgccaaatgttctcattgtgcAGCTCAAGCGCTTCTCCTTTCGTAGTTTTATCTGGCGTGACAAGATCAATGACTTGGTGGAGTTCCCTGTTCG GAACCTGGACCTGAGCAAGTTCTGCATTGGTCAGAAAGAGGAGCAGCTGCCCAGCTATGATCTGTATGCTGTCATCAACCACTATGGAGGCATGATTGGTGGCCACTACACAGCCTGTGCACGCCTGCCCAATGATCGTAGCAGTCAGCGCAGTGACGTGG GCTGGCGCTTGTTTGATGACAGCACGGTGACAACGGTAGACGAGAGCCAGGTTGTGACGCGTTATGCCTATGTACTCTTCTACCGCCGGCGGAACTCTCCTGTGGAGAGGCCCCCCAGGGCAGGTCACTCTGAGCACCACCCAGACCTAGGCCCTGCAGCTGAGGCTGCTGCCAGCCAG GCTTCCCGGATTtggcaggagctggaggctgaggaggaaccGGTGCCTGAGGGGCCTGGGCCCCTGGGTCCCTGGGGGCCCCAAGACTGGGTGGGCCCCCCGCCACGTGGCCCTACCACACCAGATGAGGGCTGCCTCCGGTACTTTGTCCTGGGCACCGTGGCGGCTTTGGTGGCCCTCGTGCTCAACGTGTTCTATCCTCTGGTATCCCAGAGTCGCTGGAGATGA
- the USP19 gene encoding ubiquitin carboxyl-terminal hydrolase 19 isoform X3, whose protein sequence is MSGGASATGPRRGPPGLEDATSKKKQKDRANQESKDGDPRKETGSRYVAQAGLELLASGDPSASASCAAGITGSRHRSRLFFPSLSGSASTPREEQAKEGACEDPHDLLATPPPELLLDWRQSAEEVIVKLHVGVGPLQLADVDAAFTDTDCVVRFAGGQQWGGVFYAEIKSSCAKVQTRKGSLLHLTLPKKVPMLTWPSLLKKPLGTQELVPGLQCQENGQELSPTALEPGPEPHRAKQEARNQKRAQGRGEVGSGAGPGAQAGPSAKRAVHLCRGPEGEGSRDDPGPRGDAPPFVADPATQVEADEQLCIPPVNPQTCLLGSEENLALLTGEKAVSPGNDPVSPAMVRSRNPGKDDRAKEEMAVAADAATLVDEPESMVNLAFVKNDSYEKGPDSVVVHVYVKEICRDTSRVLFREQDFTLIFQTRDGNFLRLHPGCGPHTIFRWQVKLRNLIEPEQCTFCFTASRIDICLRKRQSQRWGGLEAPATRGAVGGAKVAVPTGPTPLDSTPPGGAPHPLTGQEEARAMEKDKSKARSEDTGLESVATRTPMEHVTPKPETHLASPKPTCMVPPMPHSPVSGDSVEEEEEEEKKVCLPGFTGLVNLGNTCFMNSVIQSLSNTRELRDFFHDRSFEAEINYNNPLGTGGRLAIGFAVLLRALWKGTHHAFQPSKLKAIVASKASQFTGYAQHDAQEFMAFLLDGLHEDLNRIQNKPYTETVDSDGRPDEVVAEEAWQRHKMRNDSFIVDLFQGQYKSKLVCPVCAKVSITFDPFLYLPVPLPQKQKVLPVFYFAREPHSKPIKFLVSVSKENSTASEVLDSLSQSVRVKPENLRLAEVIKNRFHRVFLPSHSLDTVSPSDMLLCFELLSPELAKERVVVLEVQQRPQVPSVPISKCAACQRKQQSEDEKLKRCTRCYRVGYCNQLCQKTHWPDHKGLCRPENIGYPFLVSVPASRLTYARLAQLLEGYARYSVSVFQPPFQPGRMALESQSPGCTTLLSTGSLEAGDSERDPIQPPELQLVTPMAEGDTGLPRVWAAPDRGPVPSTSGISSEILASGPTEVGSLPAGERVSRPEAAVPGYQHPSEAMNAHTPQFFIYKIDSSNREQRLEDRGDTPLELGDDCSLALVWRNNERLQEFVLVASKELECAEDPGSAGEAARAGHFTLDQCLNLFTRPEVLAPEEAWYCPQCKQHREASKQLLLWRLPNVLIVQLKRFSFRSFIWRDKINDLVEFPVRNLDLSKFCIGQKEEQLPSYDLYAVINHYGGMIGGHYTACARLPNDRSSQRSDVGWRLFDDSTVTTVDESQVVTRYAYVLFYRRRNSPVERPPRAGHSEHHPDLGPAAEAAASQASRIWQELEAEEEPVPEGPGPLGPWGPQDWVGPPPRGPTTPDEGCLRYFVLGTVAALVALVLNVFYPLVSQSRWR, encoded by the exons ATGTCTGGCGGGGCCAGTGCCACAGGCCCAAGGAGAGGGCCCCCAGGACTGGAGGACGCAACTAGTAAGAAGAAGCAGAAGGATCGAGCAAACCAGGAGAGCAAGGATGGAGATCCCAGGAAAG agacagggtctcgatatgttgcccaggctggtcttgaacttctggcctcaggtgatccttctgcctcagcctcctgcgcagctgggatcacaggctcaCGCCACCGTTCCCGGCTGTTCTTTCCTTCGTTGTCAGGGTCAGCATCCACTCCTCGAGAGGAGCAGGCCAAAGAGG GAGCTTGTGAAGACCCTCATGATCTCTTGGCTACTCCCCCTCCAGAGTTGTTGCTCGATTGGAGGCAGAGTGCAGAAGAGGTGATTGTCAAGCTTCATGTGGGAGTAGGTCCCCTGCAGCTGGCGGATGTAGATGCTGCTTTCACAGATACGGACTGTGTGGTGCGGTTTGCAG GTGGTCAGCAGTGGGGTGGTGTCTTCTATGCTGAGATAAAAAGCTCTTGTGCTAAAGTGCAAACCCGCAAGGGCAGTCTCCTGCACCTGACACTGCCCAAAAAGGTGCCTATGCTCACATGGCCCTCCCTCCTG AAGAAACCTCTAGGGACCCAGGAGCTGGTGCCGGGGCTGCAGTGCCAGGAGAATGGGCAGGAACTGTCTCCCACTGCCCTGGAGCCAGGCCCTGAGCCCCACCGGGCTAAGCAGGAGGCCCGGAACCAGAAGCGGGCCCAGGGCCGTGGTGAGGTAGGCTCAGGGGCTGGCCCCGGGGCCCAGGCAGGGCCCAGCGCCAAGAGGGCTGTGCATCTCTGCAGAGGGCCAGAGGGGGAGGGGTCCAGGGATGACCCTGGACCCCGGGGTGATGCCCCACCCTTCGTGGCTGACCCGGCCACCCAG GTTGAGGCTGATGAACAGCTTTGCATACCACCGGTGAACCCCCAaacctgcctcctgggctcagaggaGAATTTAGCCCTTTTGACAGGAGAGAAAGCAGTGTCTCCTGGGAATGACCCAGTCTCTCCAGCCATGGTCCGGAGCAGAAACCCTGGGAAAGATGACCGTGCCAAGGAGGAGATGGCAGTGGCAGCAGATGCTGCAACCTTGGTGGATG AGCCCGAGTCGATGGTGAACCTGGCATTTGTCAAGAATGACTCGTATGAGAAGGGCCCGGATTCAGTGGTGGTGCACGTGTACGTGAAGGAGATCTGCAGGGACACCTCGAGAGTACTTTTTCGTGAGCAGGACTTCACACTCATCTTCCAGACCAG GGATGGAAACTTCCTGAGGCTGCACCCAGGCTGTGGGCCCCACACCATCTTCCGTTGGCAGGTGAAGCTCAG GAATCTGATTGAGCCAGAGCAGTGCACCTTCTGTTTCACGGCTTCTCGCATCGACATCTGCCTTCGTAAGAGGCAGAGTCAGCGCTGGGGGGGCCTGGAGGCCCCGGCTACACGAG GTGCAGTGGGTGGTGCAAAGGTTGCCGTGCCGACAGGTCCAACCCCTCTGGATTCAACCCCACCAGGAGGtgctccccaccccctgacaggccagGAGGAGGCCCGGGCTATGGAGAAGGATAAATCCAAGGCACGATCTGAGGACACAGGGTTAGAGAGTGTGGCAACCCGCACACCTATGGAGCATGTAACCCCAAAGCCAGAGACACACCTGGCCTCG CCCAAGCCTACATGTATGGTGCCTCCCATGCCCCACAGCCCAGTTAGTGGAGATAgcgtggaggaggaggaggaggaagagaagaaagtgtgtctgccaggcttcaCTGGCCTTGTCAATTTAGGCAACACCTGCTTCATGAACAGCGTCATTCAGTCTCTGTCCAACACTCGGGAACTCCGGGACTTCTTCCATG ACCGCTCCTTTGAGGCTGAGATCAACTACAACAACCCACTGGGGACTGGTGGGCGTCTGGCCATTGGCTTTGCTGTGCTGCTTCGGGCGCTGTGGAAGGGCACCCACCATGCCTTCCAGCCTTCCAAGTTGAAG GCCATTGTGGCGAGTAAGGCCAGCCAGTTCACAGGCTATGCGCAGCATGATGCCCAGGAGTTCATGGCTTTCCTGCTGGATGGGCTGCACGAGGACCTGAATCGCATTCAGAACAAGCCCTACACAGAGACTGTGGACTCAGATGGTCGGCCTGATGAG GTGGTAGCTGAGGAAGCATGGCAGCGGCACAAGATGAGGAATGACTCTTTCATCGTGGACCTATTTCAGGGGCAGTACAAGTCGAAGCTGGTGTGCCCTGTGTGTGCCAAG GTCTCCATCACTTTTGACCCGTTTCTTTATCTGCCGGTGCCCTTGCCACAAAAGCAAAAGGTTCTCCCTGTCTTTTATTTTGCCCGAGAGCCCCACAGCAAGCCCATTAAG TTCCTGGTGAGCGTCAGCAAGGAGAACTCCACTGCCAGTGAAGTATTGGACTCCCTCTCTCAAAGCGTTCGTGTGAAGCCTGAGAATCTGCGTTTGGCAGAG GTAATTAAGAATCGTTTCCATCGTGTGTTCCTGCCCTCCCACTCACTGGATACTGTGTCCCCATCTGATATGCTCCTCTGCTTTGAGCTGCTATCCCCAGAGTTGGCTAAGGAGCGGGTAGTGGTGCTAGAGGTGCAACAG CGCCCCCAGGTGCCCAGCGTCCCCATCTCCAAGTGTGCAGCCTGCCAGCGGAAGCAACAGTCGGAGGATGAAAAGCTGAAGCGCTGTACCCGGTGCTACCGTGTGGGCTACTGCAACCA GCTCTGCCAGAAAACCCACTGGCCTGACCACAAGGGCCTCTGCCGACCCGAGAACATTGGCTACCCCTTCCTGGTCAGTGTACCTGCCTCACGCCTCACTTACGCCCGCCTCGCTCAGCTGCTAGAGGGCTATGCCCG GTACTCTGTGAGTGTATTCCAGCCACCCTTTCAGCCTGGCCGCATGGCCTTGGAGTCTCAGAGCCCTGGCTGCACCACACTGCTCTCCACTGGCTCCCTGGAGGCTGGGGACAGTGAGAGGGACCCCATTCAGCCACCTGAGCTCCAGCTGGTGACCCCTATGGCTGAGGGGGACACAGGGCTTCCCCGGGTGTGGGCAGCCCCTGACCGGGGTCCTGTGCCCAGCACCAGTGGAATTTCTTCTGAGATACTGGCCAGTGGGCCCACTGAGGTTGGCTCCTTGCCTGCTGGCGAGAGGGTGTCCCGACCCGAAG CCGCTGTGCCTGGGTACCAGCACCCAAGTGAAGCTATGAATGCCCACACACCACagttcttcatctataaaattgacTCATCCAACCGAGAGCAGCGGCTAGAGGACAGAG GAGATACCCCACTGGAGCTGGGTGACGATTGTAGCCTGGCTCTCGTCTGGCGGAACAATGAGCGCTTGCAGGAGTTTGTGTTGGTAGCCTCCAAGGAGCTGGAATGTGCTGAGGATCCAGGCTCTGCTGGTGAGGCTGCCCGGGCCGGCCACTTCACCCTGGACCAGTGCCTCAACCTCTTCACACGGCCTGAGGTGCTGGCACCCGAGGAGGCCTG GTACTGCCCACAGTGCAAACAGCACCGTGAGGCCTCCAAGCAGCTGTTGCTATGGCGCCtgccaaatgttctcattgtgcAGCTCAAGCGCTTCTCCTTTCGTAGTTTTATCTGGCGTGACAAGATCAATGACTTGGTGGAGTTCCCTGTTCG GAACCTGGACCTGAGCAAGTTCTGCATTGGTCAGAAAGAGGAGCAGCTGCCCAGCTATGATCTGTATGCTGTCATCAACCACTATGGAGGCATGATTGGTGGCCACTACACAGCCTGTGCACGCCTGCCCAATGATCGTAGCAGTCAGCGCAGTGACGTGG GCTGGCGCTTGTTTGATGACAGCACGGTGACAACGGTAGACGAGAGCCAGGTTGTGACGCGTTATGCCTATGTACTCTTCTACCGCCGGCGGAACTCTCCTGTGGAGAGGCCCCCCAGGGCAGGTCACTCTGAGCACCACCCAGACCTAGGCCCTGCAGCTGAGGCTGCTGCCAGCCAG GCTTCCCGGATTtggcaggagctggaggctgaggaggaaccGGTGCCTGAGGGGCCTGGGCCCCTGGGTCCCTGGGGGCCCCAAGACTGGGTGGGCCCCCCGCCACGTGGCCCTACCACACCAGATGAGGGCTGCCTCCGGTACTTTGTCCTGGGCACCGTGGCGGCTTTGGTGGCCCTCGTGCTCAACGTGTTCTATCCTCTGGTATCCCAGAGTCGCTGGAGATGA